The sequence below is a genomic window from Nostoc flagelliforme CCNUN1.
AAAGCTATTTGTGACCAATCATGTAAATTTTGGATGCGTTGCTGGAATTCTGGCACGACTTCGACAACAGATTTTTTTAATTCCTCCAAACCCGCAGCCCGCAGTTGTTGATAGCCTCCCTTGGGGATGACATAGGCAACTTGCCACTCATCACCACGGTCAAGCATGGCAATGATTTTACCTTTACCAAAGCGCCCCATTCCCCCTTCAGGGTCTTCTGGCTGACGGGGTACGCGGATCGCCGCGAAAGTCGCGATCAAAGTCTTTGTGTGCTTCCAGCAGCGTCACCGAAATGCCTTGACGTGCTAACAACAGCGCCAATACTGCTCCTGCCGGCCCCCCACCCACAATGCAACAATCTGTAGTTTGTCCGTTTACAATGTCATGGACAGGGTTAATGCTTGGGTCTTGGGAAAGATTTTTAGGTACATCGGCAGGGCTGTTTCATTCCCCAAAGAGCTTGAAAAATCAAGGGTTCTAGCAATTAAAAATTGGTTATTTTGTTACCAGCGTGCCGAGAAAATGAACTATTTTACTGATATTTAAGTGCTTAAATGTTCATCTCATCATCACCCTTACTTACAATTTTCTCGCTAACCATCTTGACAAATCCTGTTTGAAATGGAATGAAACAGCCCTGGGTACATCGGTAGTCATAACAACACCTCCTGATAGCCCTAAAATTCAGCATAATTTGTTTTTTATGGTGCAAACTGTTTTTTTAACTTTTCGTATTTACATACAAGGTGTATTATGATTGGCGCTAAACTGTCATTGGTCATTAGTCATTAGTCATTAGTCATTAGTCATTAGTCCAATGCCCCATGCCTAATGCCCAATGCCACATGCCCAATCCCCAATGACAATAATTAGTTGTGTCCCAAGTTGTTTTAGAAAACGTTTATAAAAGTTTTTCCCCGCGTAAAGGGGAAGGTGTAACCTCACAAACCCAATCTCCCCTCACTTCTGGGGAGAAAACTGATGCAGCGCAAGAACGTGCGGGAAGTGTTAACGTCTTGCGGCGGATTAACCTGACGATCGCAGATGGTGAGTTTATGGTGCTGGTAGGCCCTTCTGGTTGTGGTAAAAGTACCCTGCTGCGCTTAATCGCTGGTTTGGAAGTGATGACTGGCGGTAATATCTGGATAGGCGATCGCTTAATCAATGACCTACCACCCAAAGAACGCGACATCGCAATGGTATTTCAAAATTACGCCCTCTATCCCCACATGACGGTGTACGACAACATAGCTTTTGGGTTACGCCGCCGTTTTGGCAGAGCAGGGGGAGAAATTACTCCCTCATCTCCCTCATCCCCCTCATCACCTTATCTTCGGACGTGGACAGAAAATCTCTTCGTGGGTGCGACAAGAAAGTTACCGAAAGGACTGCGCTACATTTCCGACAAAGAACGGGCGGTGGATGAACAGGTGCGTAGTGTTGCTCAACTGTTGCAAATCGAAACATTGCTGAATCGCTTACCCAAACAGCTATCTGGCGGACAAAGACAACGGGTTGCATTGGGACGAGCGATCGCGCGTGACCCCCAAGTATTCTTAATGGATGAACCCCTTTCTAACTTAGATGCCAAACTGCGGGCGGAAACCCGCGCTCAAATTGTCAAATTGCAGCGCCAACTGGGGACAACGACAATTTACGTTACCCACGATCAAACAGAAGCGATGACAATGGGCGATCGCATTGCGATTATGTCTGAGGGTAAAATTCAGCAAGTTGCTTCTCCCTTAGAACTTTACAACCGCCCAGCCAATCTTTTTGTAGCAGAGTTCATTGGTTCACCACCGATGAATTTTATTCCTGTAGAATTTCATGCTCCACAGTTGATTACTCATTCCCAGTTTCGTTTCACCCTCCCAGAAGTTTGGGGAAAAGCTTTACAAAAATATGATCGGAAAACTCTAATTTTAGGCATTCGCCCAGAACACTTGAACTTGAGTATGCCTGCTACCAAAAATATACCAGTGCAAGTAGATTTGGTAGAGAATCTTGGTAACGATTCCTTTCTCGCAGTTAAGATTGCCGAACCTGGATCTAAAGGAGCCACTACAGCCAATTACTTACAAGTGCGAATCCCACCAGACCGATTTGTACAACCTGGGGAACAACTTTGGTTATCGCTAACTCCAGAGAAAATTCACTTTTTTGACCCGGAAACTGAGCTAGCAATATTTCCCTTGTAGAATGGGAGCGGGGTTATGGGATAGCAATATATCAGCTTTTCTAGTCTGACCGGATGGTGCGATCGCCTGAGATCGAGATTGTAATCTCAACGCAGAGCATCACAACTTTTATAATAAATTCAATTTATCCTTTCAAAAAATAAGACTATTTGCTTTTATTGCATAAGCCGCTTTATCCTAAAATTAGTAGAGATTTGTACTTTGAACAAATACAAACTTGGTTTGCGATTAATATAAGCCTTTGGCTAAGTCAGGGCTTACGCAAAACTATACGCGGTAGGCGCAATACCCTGCCTTAAGCCGCTTCTCTACGTTCCCTGCGGGACGCTTACGCGCAGCTTGCTTCGACCTAGGAGTATGCGTCTATATGAATTGCCCTAAGAAGAAAATCAGGTTTTTGACCATTGTTTGTGTAAGTCCTGTGAGTAATTAACTTTGCAAATCTCTAGTGCTATCAAATGTAGGTGTATTGCCAGCATTCAAAGAGCAAACTAATGCTAACTAAATTGCCCAAAGAACTTTTAATGTACATAACTTTTAACTTTGAGAAAATTAAGGAGAATACTAATTAAATGTTAGATCAGCAGACTGATTACCCCACCAGACCCAAGACAAGTGCAATGATCATGAAACTTTTCCAAATCACTCTAGTGGTTTTAGTACTTTTGATCAACTTAGCAATTGCTTTACCCTCTTGGGCAGAAAAACCCCCTTCTTTAACTAGTAATCCTGACTACTTTCAAGTAGGACAAAAAGTCATTTGGCTTTACAGTCCTCGCGCAGATTCTAGCGATGTCCAAAGAATTCCCGCCGAAGTAGTCAAGTTAAGTTCTAAGCAAGTGCAAATCAAGGTGTACAAACATAATCACGAATTTGTCAATCGTTGGGTGAATCCAAACAAGCTTGAGAATTCGCAAAAAGTTAAAGAGTCAGTGTTCTAAAATTGAGTTATATGGAAGTAAATCTAGTACAGCACTGCGTAAATCCAGCTACGATGTCAATTAACCAAACAACAAGGGGCAAAATTCCCTTGTTAAAGGTAGGGAAACTTTCCCCAAAGTCTACTAGTCATCAACTATTTTATTTTTTGTAAATCAAAAAAACTGAACCTATCGGGCCAAGGTTTTCTACATAAGTTTTCTGGTTATAATACAATCCTGGAGACATACCTCCATCAAATAATATCCCTTCTTGAATCTTACCTAAACAGTTATTGTTAGCAATACCTTCTAGGACATTATCAAACATATCTGGCAGTAACTCTTGATTAAGTTGAGATAATTCAATATCTGAGTTAGCTTTCAAGTCATTAACTAATAGGATTACATAGCCTTGATTAGTGATAGCTGCTAGAGAGCGGTTTTTAGCATTTTTACAGGCAAATTCTCCCAAATCTTGACAAATATCTTTAAATTTACCCTGACGATAGAATCTACCATTACCACCCACTAAATTGTAATTGAGAATATCACTTTTTCTTCTACCAGCTTGGATAGTAGCCTGTCGCTGGTTGGGTGTACCTCCTGATATCCCAAAGGAAGAACGCTTAGTTTTAAATGCTCCCGAATACTCAACACCGCGAGAAACATTTAAGCCTTGTGGTTTATCATCAGTATCTATATAGTCAGCATTAATTGCAGCAATGGGTAGCTGTCCATTTAATTTGGCATTCTCATCGCCTATGAGTTCACGAAACTGTTTTGGTACATATTCTTTACGCAGTTTTCCTCTAGCATCTTTGGCGTAGAGTTTATGAGATAGACCAACATTAACTTTGAAATCTAATTTTGCTGATTTGGGATTAAAAATAATCACATTGTTTATACCTCTTTGATTTCTTTTACCTTGATTATTGGTTTTAAAAAAATCGATGCTGAACTTAGCATCTTTGCCAGGGCAAGTTTTTGATGCTTTTGGGGCTGAATTTGCTTCAATCTGTTGACAACCTGATAATAAGGTTGCGCCAATTATCAAGATAAATAACAAAAATAACTTTTTTGTAGACATACTAATGAATGCAAAAAAAACCGCTACAGAATTACTATAGCGGGGAATAATTTAAAATTTAAGTCTGGAGTTTATCTCGGAACCAAAACTTAAGAGAACCATTCTAAAACAGCTTCTTCTTTGGTGTTGGTATTTCTAGATGGTGTCTCACGATTAAATTTCATCTGAATTGACCGGGTTTGCTCACCATCAGCAGCTACAGCCAAAATTGGATAGTCAATTAAACCATCCTGGAAGGACATCTGGAAGCGGAATGTTCCATCTGGATTTAGCTGAATTGGACGGCCACCAATGGTTACGGTAGCATCTGGTTCGGTTGCACCGTAGACTATCAATTCAGCATCAGCAATTAACCAGAACTGGCGCGGACGCACTGGTACGGCGGAAGCCGAGAAGCCAACACCTGACATTCCTGCACCGGAAGCGGTTAAGCCTGACACGGTAGGAACTGCCCACATACCCACACCAGATGGGAAAATGTAGGAGCTAATAGCTTGTTCAGGACGCGCTGAACTTGGTACTTGGTGCTGGGAACCGAAGATAGAACCAGCAACCCGTAGTGATTCGGCAGATTCTGCTAAACCAAAGATTTGGTCGTAGATGGGGTTGCCGTTACCATTGACAACAGCAGCATTACCATTGGCGCTAGCTGCAACCTTCTTGGCAGGGGGAACTAGTTCGTACTGAGTCTTACCACGCAAATCTTCTTCAAAGTTAACAGTGATGAAGACATCCTCAATCCAGTCAGAAGGATAAACGGGAGGAATGTGTACTCTAGCAGAACGAGCAAGTACCAACCAGCGTCCATCAGCAGCACGATAGCCGATATCGATTACATAATCGCGATCGCTAACTGGAACTGGTAGATACCATTCTCTAGCTAGTTCATCAGCAGGATATTCTTGAATGCTGTGGGGGCTTTGGAATTCAATATTGATGTCGGTGACATCATAAATCCGTAGTGCAAGTTGTTGTCCTCCTTGTCGGCGCAACTCCTCTTTATGTTCATTGGGAATATCCCAGTAAGTGTAAGCCCATTGAGGATCGCGTGGTAAGAGTACAATCCGGCTGTCACCATAGCCAGACGGCAAATCTGCGAGTCCTTCATCAACATCAGCCAAAGATCCACCAGTCCGATCTTCCTGACCTAATTCAAACTTTGCAGCTTCCACGGTTTCCTGTGCCTCCAATGAACGAGATGGACTAAGTAAAGTTTTACTGCGCTGGACTTCTTGAATTGATGCCAGCAATTGTGATTTACGCATTCGGCTATAGCGAGAGATGCTATATTCGCTAGCAACTTTGCGTAGTTGGCGTAAGGTCATCTCCTCTAGTGGCGGGCGTTCTTTTGCCATTATTTTGGCCTCCAGTAGTTTAAGCGGTAAATGATTTCCCCTGGTTAAAGAATGCTATATAAAATGTCATCCACTCCAGATGAATTTCTTATCCTGACTCCTGGTTTTGCCCAGTGTTTAAGTTTTTTAGTCTGTTTTTAAATTGGGGTCACTTCCAATCAATTCCTTAGTTATGCCAAAATTAGCATTTCTTTGGGATCGGGGAAGTTCTATCTGTTAAGTCAATATTAACCACTAAGCATATCTAGGGATCAAGGGGTAATAAGTAGGTTTTTTGCCTGTTTCACGAATTTACAAGCCCTTCTGGGATCGTATTGTCATGCTTTCATAACATTGCTGGTTGACTAGAGGTTGAGGAATGGTAATAATGTCAATTTTTCATGACATTGGGTTTTGCGCATTGAACCCACCACTATAGGGCTTCTGGGTTGAGTCGAATACAGACCTAACCCCCAGCCCCTTCCCTGCAAGGGAATGGGAGTAAGATTCAAAGCTTTTCTCCTAAAAAGAGAGAGATCGGGGTGTATTGCATACAAACCGAAAGCGCGATCGCTATGATTCAGTTAACATCCTCCCAGCAATCTGAAAAAGGGCGATCGCTCCCAGCACAAACTCACAAATGTATAGTATTTACAAAAAAATTACTGCTAGCTCTGTATTTCTGGGGCTGGAAACAATAATATTTTTGATGTTTTTCTACAAATTAATTCTCTGCCCATAAAACTAATTAATTAGATTGTAGGGTTGAATTTTTTCTGCAATCCAAAATCAAATATTTCAAATTGGCACAGTCATTACTTAATCAGAAAAAACAAGGGACAAATGACTAACCTGATTCTAGTTGTAGACGACGATTTAATGCGATCGCAGCTGTGTGAGCAATTGATAGAAGCAGGGTATCAGGCAATACGGTTCAGTTAAGGACAAGACTTATCCAAAATTAAGAAAAAACGAACCACAAAGGGCGCAAAGGACACAAAGGAATAAGATAGGACTTACGCACTGGACAAATGCATCATGATGTGGATTAACGAAAATGGGTTCTTTCAGGCTTTTCGTAATTATCCTGCAATCGTAAATAGACCATGCTGTAGGGGCACAGCATTGCTGTGCCCTTACGAAAGATGTGGTTTTTAAACTTGATCTATATTTGGTATTTCTTGTCAATGCGTAAGTCCTATAAGAGTTTCAGAGAGTTTTTGCATAAGTCCTGAAAGGTTTTTGGCGCTAACTGAACCGTATTGGGGTATCAGGTGGTAGAGGCGAGTAAAGGGTTAGAGGCGATCGCTACCTATACTCGCCTTCACACAGATATAGTACTGTTGGATGCCATGATGCCAGTTATGGATGGGTTTAGTTGCTGTGTTCAACTGCAAGCACTCTCCGATGGCAAGAATACACCAGTGTTAATGATTACGGATTTTTATGATCAGGAATCCGCAGAAAAAGCTTTGCCCATCAGTGTGCCCATCCCCGACAGTGGACTAAATGTGAAATTGAACTTTT
It includes:
- a CDS encoding ABC transporter ATP-binding protein, yielding MSQVVLENVYKSFSPRKGEGVTSQTQSPLTSGEKTDAAQERAGSVNVLRRINLTIADGEFMVLVGPSGCGKSTLLRLIAGLEVMTGGNIWIGDRLINDLPPKERDIAMVFQNYALYPHMTVYDNIAFGLRRRFGRAGGEITPSSPSSPSSPYLRTWTENLFVGATRKLPKGLRYISDKERAVDEQVRSVAQLLQIETLLNRLPKQLSGGQRQRVALGRAIARDPQVFLMDEPLSNLDAKLRAETRAQIVKLQRQLGTTTIYVTHDQTEAMTMGDRIAIMSEGKIQQVASPLELYNRPANLFVAEFIGSPPMNFIPVEFHAPQLITHSQFRFTLPEVWGKALQKYDRKTLILGIRPEHLNLSMPATKNIPVQVDLVENLGNDSFLAVKIAEPGSKGATTANYLQVRIPPDRFVQPGEQLWLSLTPEKIHFFDPETELAIFPL
- a CDS encoding response regulator, coding for MVEASKGLEAIATYTRLHTDIVLLDAMMPVMDGFSCCVQLQALSDGKNTPVLMITDFYDQESAEKALPISVPIPDSGLNVKLNFCYS
- a CDS encoding DUF4912 domain-containing protein, translated to MAKERPPLEEMTLRQLRKVASEYSISRYSRMRKSQLLASIQEVQRSKTLLSPSRSLEAQETVEAAKFELGQEDRTGGSLADVDEGLADLPSGYGDSRIVLLPRDPQWAYTYWDIPNEHKEELRRQGGQQLALRIYDVTDINIEFQSPHSIQEYPADELAREWYLPVPVSDRDYVIDIGYRAADGRWLVLARSARVHIPPVYPSDWIEDVFITVNFEEDLRGKTQYELVPPAKKVAASANGNAAVVNGNGNPIYDQIFGLAESAESLRVAGSIFGSQHQVPSSARPEQAISSYIFPSGVGMWAVPTVSGLTASGAGMSGVGFSASAVPVRPRQFWLIADAELIVYGATEPDATVTIGGRPIQLNPDGTFRFQMSFQDGLIDYPILAVAADGEQTRSIQMKFNRETPSRNTNTKEEAVLEWFS
- a CDS encoding phosphodiester glycosidase family protein, which encodes MSTKKLFLLFILIIGATLLSGCQQIEANSAPKASKTCPGKDAKFSIDFFKTNNQGKRNQRGINNVIIFNPKSAKLDFKVNVGLSHKLYAKDARGKLRKEYVPKQFRELIGDENAKLNGQLPIAAINADYIDTDDKPQGLNVSRGVEYSGAFKTKRSSFGISGGTPNQRQATIQAGRRKSDILNYNLVGGNGRFYRQGKFKDICQDLGEFACKNAKNRSLAAITNQGYVILLVNDLKANSDIELSQLNQELLPDMFDNVLEGIANNNCLGKIQEGILFDGGMSPGLYYNQKTYVENLGPIGSVFLIYKK